The sequence below is a genomic window from Ficedula albicollis isolate OC2 chromosome 2, FicAlb1.5, whole genome shotgun sequence.
ataattttctctgagaCATTTAATGGCCTCTAGGTGGTGAGAACTGTTTGTCACTGCCAAACCAGGCTGGTTTGGGATCTGGAAGTGAAAGGCTTTTGCAAAACCAGTCCCATTTATGAGTCAGCTAAGTTTTCCTGCACTGATGTGTTGCACTGTAGCCCTGCACAGGACTTGAGGTGGGCTTGAACTGACCCTTCATGTTCTGACTGCCTCCAGACTTGTGGGCTTTGAAGAACTCCTTGAAATCCATCTCCAGTGGTGACCCCTGGAAGGGGCACCTGCCCAGAGGTCCACTTTGGTTCTCTAGGATTGTTTCACAGGAGGGACAGAGTTTACCAGCTCTGTTGTCATTTTGAGTATTAGTGAACCAAGACCAAAACTTCATGGAATTTCCAATggtctttttcttcccattttccatcCACCCTCTTTTGTACCATTCTGTTTTAGCAAAACTGTATGCAAAGCCTGGTGGCTTCAGTTGCTTTGAGAAGCTTTACAGAAAGTTATTTTACACACACATTTCTTCCATCTGGGCATTTCACAAGGCCTAGCAAAATGACAGATGCTGATGCACCCACACGTGCAGCCCTGGCGTGGCTGGGCTGCTTCAGTAAGGAACCTATGGCTAAACCCTGTCCCAGTCCTCATGCAaccaggcactgccaggggggcATGGCCATTCTGTGGGCAAGAAAATTACTCAGCCAGCAAACCAGGTTACCCACAGATCAACTAACCCAGGCTCTGATACTGCCCACAGCTCTGTCAGTATCTTCCTGCAGTCATGCGTAAAAACTGGCGAATTAGAAACACGGTATCTGTGCTCAGGTTTCACCAGATGGCACTACAGCATGTACATATCCAAAGGCACAGACACAATTAAAATCCCATATAAAGAATGGTGCTGCAGATCTAAGATGGCACTCGCTAGCACAGCACTTATATCCAAGCTCTCCTGTTTGCTCTACTGTTCCtcaatattttccctttctctttgtcatatttagaaagaaaagcagtacCAAATATAACTTAACTTTTAGTTGTACCTCAAGAGtccaacaataacaaaaaaaagataatcTGTGCTCTCTTTACTCTTGCTGCACTTTGTATAGACTTTGTATGGACAGTGAaactgaagcagcagaaagttTCTGCTCTTCAGAAGACGAATGCTACACACTTTTAGATTTCCATATGGAATGCACGTTGAGAGAGGAAGGGCCTTCAAGTGTGTTGTTTTGGGGCTTTGGCAGCCTGACAAGAATGTCTCCGTAAGAAATTTTAAGGCACGACTGGTTTCAAGGAAGGGCAACAGCTTACAACTGCTGTGGGTATTACAGTAATACTTGGATGTCCCGCTCAACCCTAAGGTCTCATTACGCTTGGCAGTGCacagatataaataaaaatagagtaCCCAATTTATGAGATTATAATCTAAAATGACCAATAACATATGACAGGCAGATTGCAGACTTTCATACTGAAAAAAAGTCTGGGGAAGGAAGGTTTCATCCAGAGAAGGTGCTTAACTTCccttctgctggttttgcttcagtgatttttttcctctgttttcatttgaaaattttcatatatttacTCAATTAATTGGTAGACAATTAATAAACTAATCAGTGTTTCAGAGATGTTTAGGGGACGAAGTATATGTGTATGGAGAAATAGTGTCTGTATGAAACTATTTTATGTGAATGCTTATATCccagcaaataaaaacagagagaaagagctATAAGCAGAAAATTGCAGATAATCTCTTAGAGCCAGTCACGCTATCATCTTACAGCTCCAGCTGGAGTTTCACTGACCACTGTATAAATGTAACTGGAATCTAATGTCAAAAATATGTGTGCACACTGGTGAATGAAAAGTATCTGTCTGAGCATTACGCATCCTTCCTTAGCTCAGCCTCTAGGTTCCTATATTGTGttctttctaattttctccAATACACACACCTGCTAACAGAACTGTCTGGCCTCTGCAGTGACAGCCAGAAGGTGGGTTCTGCATTGCTGGTTAGATGAGGGTGGGACAATGGTACCTCGCTGGGCTCATTCTTCTTGCAGAATTCAATACAAAACAAATGGCCTtaaaatttcaggatttttttcagactaCCTTCAGGGCAATTAAGtgaaaaagcataattttttcctcctaagtCAGATCCTCTGAATACTACTGAGCAAGCAAAGGGAACAATCCTATACAACTGTGTATGGGTGAAGCCTAATGTGCTTACCAGATGCTGGAGGGAGgtctgaagtgctgctgcttgtcCCTGAAGTGCTTCCGTGGGTCCCTGAAGTGCTTCTGTTTGTGTTCTGGTACTTCATGTTGGTACTATCTGAAGGTGCATCTTCCACACCAAGATCATTTGTTAGAGTGCTCTgaccagcagagagaaaattcaAACCACAGGTGCACTGGGCACAGGAACCAGTTTCTGGGGAGGTGGAGGTGCTGTCAGCTGCAGCACAATAGGGTTTGTTACACTTTCTGGGAGATTCTCTGTACAAAATGCCACACCTCACACAGATCTTCTCTGAGTCACAGTTTGTTGCAAAATGATCTGTGTCTTTGTTGCATGTTTCCTTCAGGCAACTGTGGGCATGTTGGCAAGATTTCTGTAGAAGTTGTTCGGTGGCAATGTGTGCCCTGTCCGTGTTGGAGGGAGGGTGAAAGCCTTGAGAGACTGATACATCCTCTGTGCTCCCAATACCTGAAAAGTACTGGTTCAAGCTGTCATTCTCCCCCGCCTCCATTGGTTCTGAAAATGATGACACGGCTTTACTGGCAGTCCGACTTAGTAACGATAAATAATCAGTGTTACTGAGATCCTTATCCATGTATTCATCTTCTGTGGGAACTGGTGGGAATTGGTAATCATCAGTCTCGGTCACCACAGAAAACTCTCCTGTCTCAcaaggctctgtgctggggctctcATTCCTGCAAGGAGTGTGACCAGAGGTGCAGCACGAGTTTCCAGGGACAGGAGAGCCCGAGGGGACCAGGAGACTCGTGTCTTCAGCAGTCTGGGGGACAGCAGCATTTGTGATGTTCACACTAACAAATGCATCTCTGGGGGGttcctgaaagaaattaaaagtaaaaactgATTTAACACATAGATCAACATGAAGTTATTATTTAGACAAAGAAGCAAAAGGTAAGATCATGGTCCTTCctctgtgtggagctgctgaggttgAGCAGTGCTGCTATACTTGAGTCGTCATGTGCAATTCTACTCTGCTGTGAAACTGTGACTGGTGAtgctgggctcagcaggcaTTCAGAACGAAATCTGGTGGCCTGGGAAGCAACAACATTTAATCTTGTGAGACAACTAGTCCTAGTTTTTTTCAAGGGCACTTAAGAAGAGTTAATAAACCTAGAAGAGTTGCTGGATTCTGCTGTTCCTTATGGACCATTAGTAAGACCCACCTAACTGGTTATTAGGTTTTGGAAACACTCATGTCTGAAGGGCTATTGATCTGTGAAGGCCTCACTGAGGgctgaatttttaatataagcAATGACTTATACTAAGGAAGAACCTATGTTGATTCAGAAGTTCTGAGACAAGCTAGAAGAAAACACAATCAAGGTTGTATTAACCTGAAAGGTTAGGACAACAAATGCAAAAGCCCATGACATCCTGTTGTCACAGTACTTGACAAAGTAAAGCTACATTTCTGGTAGCAGCTCCAAAAAAGGGTTGGGAAATACTTCAGgggttttcttcagtttcagcTACATTTCTGGTAGCAGCTCCAAAAAAGAATTGGGAAATACTTCAGGGGTTTTCTTCAGTTTGAACAAGTTGTGCTTTAAAGATGGGTGTTTAGGAACTGATACCTTTAATTTCTAGCACCTGTTCAGATCTTCCAGGATAGAAAAGAGAGTGTAAGTGCTGCCAGCCACTAATTGCTGTTGATTCACTCCTCTGTCCCAGAGGATCTGAGCAGCTGCCAAGACAGGAGGTTGCATGAAGACTTATGAGACAAAAGAGGAACTGCCTGCTCAgaagggtggttttttttggtatgtttgatttttcttttaagcaatGAAATTTGagtcttttttaatttctagcACCTGTTCAGATCTTCCAGGATAGAAAAGAGAGTGTAAGTGCTGCCAGCCACTAATTGCTGTTGATTCACTCCTCTGTCCCAGAGGATCTGAGCAGCTGCCAAGACAGGAGGTTGCATGAAGACTTATGAGACAAAAGAGGAACTGCCTGCTCAaaaaggtgggtttttttggtatgtttggtttttcttttaagcaatGAAATTTGAGTCTTTCAACAGCTAAGCTCATCACAGTTCCTAGAAGGGGTGGTaggacacctgggacacctcagTCCACATCCACAGTGTTGAGCAGGCTGTGCACATGAGCTTGAACCAGTGCCACCACCTGTTTCAAGCATGGGGCTGGTGTTCTTCCAGAGCAAAAGCtcttatttatttcatattggAATGCACAAGCAGGATTTCTTCCTCCCTAGAATTAAGGAGTCAAACAGTTTCTTTAGCTGATGGCTCTGTGTTTAATGCCTTGCATGCCTGGCATTTTTTGCATGACCCAAATCCATGTTTCCTCTCTGTGAGCACTCTGGTATGTAACAAGGGGCAACTCAGCTGAAGCTTTTCCTGCACTTAGGATTTAGAAAGGCTCTCTCAGGTGTTCCTAGGCAGCCTCACGTGTTCAGCAACCAGTGGGTTCATGATTAACTTTCTTGTCATAACTATTAAATAATCACAAGACCTTTATCTCTGTTAAAACTGGCTGAAACCAGAGAGCAGGTTCAGAAGCTATTTGTGAATGGTGATTTCACAAGTCTCACATTTACAGAAAACCAGACTGAAAAAGCCAAAGCTGCGAGAATTTTTGAGGAACTCAAAAATTGACTTCTAGCCAAAGATTACCATGGAGTCTGCTTCTGACAATTTTTGAGGAACTCATAATTGATTTCTAGCCAAAGATTACCATGGAGTCTGCTTCAGAAGGGGTATCAGGAATGCCatgaggaaaacacaaaaaaaaggagaaaatgctaCCATATTTGACTTTACCTTTGTTCCTTTTATTTGGCTGCACACTTCATTAGCCCAGTTCTGTAGATCTGCTgtagggaaaacaaaagagcagCTGTAACATATAGCAGGCACTTAAGTTAACCACAGACCTAAACACCCACAGTCATTCACAGCCCGCAATATcatattaaataaaaccagcaagCCTGTTTTTACTGCCTGTTCAAGTGTCCCAGCACCGGCCTAGCTGAGGATTCATTGTAAGTGGAACAGGGATATATTTCTGTGGAACAAATGTTTCCAAGCTCCTAAAATAGACCACGGTCAAACTGTGTTCCACATCAAATGGGGTTTCTTTCCTGGTCATATGTCACACCAAGCTATGACTGGCCCAACAAGACCTGCTCACAGCAGAAATGGTCTATTTCAAGAGAAGTCACATGGATGGCCCAAAGGCCCTTCCCAGACAGGAGTGAGAAGCCTGGAGAGAAGAGGGTAAGCCACTGAAACCACAGGATGGCAGGCTCAAATATAGCATAGTCTACTTAATCAGGGTATGTTTCATGGGGAAATTCATTCCAATTTCTTTGGAGTATCTCCCGAGGAAAAGCTTTAAGTCCAACATGCTTTAGGGCAACAACTGACACAGTGAGTAATTCTCAGTTTGTGTTTATAAATTCAGGAGAATTTGCAGGGCTCCAGTCCCTCGGACATTTGAAGTTTACGATGGTTTTGCATGGCTGAAGATAGATCAGCTGTGCAGCCACTGCCAGTTCCCAGCAATGACTCTGTTGCTCTGATGTTGATTTACCACCAGTACCCACACCATGCAGGAAGGGCTTCTTCCCGAGCCTGCAATTCTCCCAGGCTTGGGTGAGCAGTATTCCCCACGTGAAGGCAAGGAGGGACTGtcattgcagagcagcagggcaatCAAAAAGTCAGAGAAATTGTATTCCCCCCTAACCTGCTCTGCATTGCAAGTATTTGGTTTGTGAGCAGAGTCACCATTtcctccagcccatcccaaaaattccagaTTTAGCACAACCCATGTTTAgtgtggcagaggcagcctATTTCTAAAACACAGGCTGAAATATACTTTACAAGAAGTGAGTTCTGTCTTCCTTTCCACTGCTCCCAAAACTTTTCATAAATTGCTTGGACTTGGGAAAGGAAATGATAGAAAAAGCTTTCCAtgtttaggggaaaaaaaattaaaaattaacagaacAATAGAGGTATGTCCTTCACTAAAGAGACCCCGGGCTTAACAGAAAGTGGAGGAATGTGAAGGTATTTCCATCCTATTAATAATAAGCTCAGTATTTCGCTGTTATCCAGTATGCCTTTGGCtagaatttttctatttttctactTTAACTAGTCATTCTATTTCCTTCTAGTATTTCTTCAATACCTCATCAGAACTTCAGCTTTCAGCTAAAAACATTGTCTCCatcatattttcaaatacacatCAGGCCTTTGTCTTGAAATCCGTATTTTAACCTGTCCAGATGCAGGtttttgggagggagggaaagtAAGGTGAAGAAGACAGGACTTCTATCTGTCCCTTTGGCCAAGGGgtcagctgtgccaggtgctgcagagcaggcaggctgCTATGAaagccccagcaccagccctccTCCCTCCAACCGCAGTCATGTCTGCCCTGAGGATGGTCACTCCATGGGTCAAGTGTAGTACACTGTAAATTACTGCCTGCCtagaagaaaggaatttttagaCTGGCTTTGTGCTAGATAAAGCATATCCATATggacagacacagggatggcAAAGAACTTCCAGTGTAATTTCTGAGTTTCTTAATCTGTTGGCTACCCATGAGATCAGAGTGCACAGAGAGCCACAGTTGTCACACTCATGAATACCATTAGCTATGATGTACCTGTcagctttttccccttcttcttgTAGTACACGATGAAGACGACAATGCCAATTAGTgtcacaaaaaacaaaatgacaATCAACACGTATAAGATCCTGTTTGTTCCTGCAAGGTATAAAAAGGATAGTGCCATCAACACACAGCAGTATGACAATCCTTGCTCATTTTACCTACTTTTCTACAGAAGAGAGttgttttccttcctatttGATCTTTAATTTCTACAATAAGAAGAATAACTCTTATCACTCATGCAGTTCTGTGACAAGCAGTCACACTTGGTACCTGGTACCAAGACATCTCCATAAAATCAGAATCTTGGCGTTACAGAGCAATGTTGTCTGGTCAGGCTTCTTTTAATATTCCCTTgcaagctgccagcagcccatGGGGCTGAGCTTGTTCTCACTAAGGGACTGAAGACATACATTTCATGGATACAGGTGGAAAAATTTGTCCTTCATCTCAGGTTATGATGGATCACTGCATGCCAGGGAAGCAATCTCCTTGGTACCACATCCACTCTGAAGAAGGAAATGGACAGTGGGCAAGAAGGGATATCTGGGAGGGATCAGGCTGAGACTGTATCATTGCTACAAAACAAGCAAGGAGAGAAGCTGCTAGTCTTTATACACGTAATGTCCGTATGGAAAGCCCACAAAAATGAACAAGCTGAAAATGTGATGGACTCATGGGTATAATATGGCTGTAACAGCAATGCTGCTATGCAGTTTTAGTGGGAGGTGTCAAACCCAGCTTAATAGTGGACACAGGCCCTAGAGTCACCAGgtctgaaacaatttttaaaggtGGGATTTTCCAAGAGCACTGTCTTGGTCCCCCTAGAGTCACCCACAATGAGAATGGATTTAAGCCAGCCCAAATCTCTAGTAAGcacatccctcctcctcccctctgcttCTTTCCGACTGACAATCCGTATGAGGACACAAACCATCTTCTGATGGCTCAGGCATCTTCCGTTCTTTACAAACTGCATCAGACTTGTCAGTCCCAGGCACACTTTCTTCCAATCCTAGAGCTGTACAGctaaaaaagagagacaaagagGCTAGGTTCTCTCAAGGAAGCTTGTCGTGCCTCCTACACTTATGCAGAGCAGTACTTTCTGTTGCAAAATACTACATTTCTCCACCTCTAAGAACCTCAGatactttattttcagctcagCAGTTCTGTTGTCACTGCTGTCTCTTGTTGTCCTACATGGAGAATTCAAGCTTCAGCCTGATAATGCCTTCATCACTGCACAGCCAATACTGATGCTCCATGTGCCCTACAGGCAGCCTGGAACACCCCACTGAGAAATGCTTTTGCCCAAGCTTCTCCCTGCCTTCTGGCTGGTGTGGTCCATTTACAACACCCAGGGACTTACTTGGTCCAGGATTTACACTCGTCGGTGGATGAAAAGACCTTGGAGAAGTAGCCTCTGGGACATGGTATGCACATTGTGTCCCTGTCTTGTTGCACTGTGTGTAGGAAGGAAAAGTATCATAGATGAGTTCCTGTGGGTTGCTTCCAAGCGAGAGGAAGGTGACTATGCTCCCCATCCTCCTgttcccctctcctcccacaATGCCCCTAAAAGCTTTCATAAAGAGTGGGGTCTTAGGTGATATTAAGGCAGCAATGACAGTTCCATCAAGTAACTGAAAGTCTCACCTGAGCACTTCTCTACAGGATCAAAATGAGAATTGACATGGGGCCATTAGTGTTATTTATTGTAAAATAACACACAGCTGTTACATCCTTCCCCTTCTATTTATTCCCTCATGATGATGCTGTGTCACAGGCAGTGATGCTGACTGGTATTGTCACTTCTACGAAGccacagcaaacaaaatgctGCATCAGGATTTGTTAGGCtagggaaaaaacagcagctgttCCCCAGACACATTAAACATTTCTTCCTCCATTACTCTATTacttgctgcttttttggggTTCCTTATGCCTGGTGCAGCTGTTACCAGCTCTGAACTTAACTATCTGTTTTCCACCCACAAAACACCTgcacctttttttaaattagactTAAGAGTAAATTAAATGTCTGTAATTAACTTTTGTACTACTGGCCATACAAAACAGAATAGTTGCTAAAACAGAATACATGAGCTACCTGAAAAGTTTTAATCACTTTAAACTTGTTTGTAGCATTAAAAGATGGCAAAGCAAAGTCATTGCACAAAACCAGATTGCGAATCTGACCTAAGGAAAAACCTCCAAAAGAGTGCTTCTCTGAATACAGGAGCAATGCATGACTCACAGTCAGACACATCAGCAAACACTAGAAATGTACTGGACACCTTGCTACTACTGCCATGTCCACGTGATATCTTGCAGAAGTCACTTGATCCAAGACACTATTTGAACTATGGAGGCAGAAGCCTTCAAAATGTGAATAGTCCAGGAGGATTATATGCAGCAGTAATGACAACTCAGACACGCAACCTCTGCTGACAGTGGTCTGAGAGACTGAAGGACCCTCTCTAATGTCACAACCCCCATGATGCTGGCCTCATCCAGTAGGCCTGAGCTGCACATTTCACTTGGTTCATGCCCTTTCTGTATCTTACCAGGAGGCTTGACTCCGAGTCCAGGAGCACACATGGTGTTTCGCTGACAGCAGTCGCAGTCCTCGCTCCAGTGGTAGCCCATCGTACAAGCACACTGCCGCTGGAACGTGCTGTTCCCTGGGTTCACCTCTCTCAAGGCTTTCcctaaaagagaaagaagatgaGAGCAAAAAATCTCTCTGATAACAAGCCTCAAGTTTCTGAACCTCCTGTTCTACCTATGTGCTTTGCTTGAATGACAGATGGAAACCCATTCATGTTAGAGGAAATAGTGTCTTTCAGGAAGCAGGGGAGACCCTTGGTCAGCACGGGGCTCCTCACCCACTGTACTCCTAAACAATGCATTTCCTTGTGGCTTTTGCAGAAAGTAAACACAGCATTTGCAAGGGTGAGACAAACACATTAGGGGAAGTGAATGCAGAGCGTGCTGGGCAAAAGGACAACTTCTAAAATCAGCTCACAGGGGTGAATGGCCCCAGTGAAGATCATCACTATCAGCAGTACAGAGACTGCAGTCATGGTGCTCTGCGTAGCACAGGATCTCTGCTGTCTAGGGACCTCCCTCTCTGCCAGGCTCTTCCGCAAGATCAGCCTTCAGTGTTGGGCACCTGAACAAAGCAACTTCCCTACATCCACTTTTCCATCTTCATGCCCCACTAATTTGGATTAAAAGGTTCTGCAGTATGAACAGCTCACCTTGATCACATATTTTATGTAGTAAGCATTTATCTTCTTCATTCCAGACATCCATATATTCGTTTGGGCCACATGGCAGGCAAATGCTATCAGAAGTAGCAGTGCATCTAGCAGACAAATACTTCCCTGTGATTGAGAAAAGGACAAGTAGGTCATCTGgaagctgcacagcagct
It includes:
- the TNFRSF11A gene encoding tumor necrosis factor receptor superfamily member 11A isoform X2, producing the protein MPVPSGGCWLLLLCLAAAGEQLSLQITPPCESEQHYEYSGRCCRKCEPGKYLSARCTATSDSICLPCGPNEYMDVWNEEDKCLLHKICDQGKALREVNPGNSTFQRQCACTMGYHWSEDCDCCQRNTMCAPGLGVKPPVQQDRDTMCIPCPRGYFSKVFSSTDECKSWTNCTALGLEESVPGTDKSDAVCKERKMPEPSEDGTNRILYVLIVILFFVTLIGIVVFIVYYKKKGKKLTDLQNWANEVCSQIKGTKEPPRDAFVSVNITNAAVPQTAEDTSLLVPSGSPVPGNSCCTSGHTPCRNESPSTEPCETGEFSVVTETDDYQFPPVPTEDEYMDKDLSNTDYLSLLSRTASKAVSSFSEPMEAGENDSLNQYFSGIGSTEDVSVSQGFHPPSNTDRAHIATEQLLQKSCQHAHSCLKETCNKDTDHFATNCDSEKICVRCGILYRESPRKCNKPYCAAADSTSTSPETGSCAQCTCGLNFLSAGQSTLTNDLGVEDAPSDSTNMKYQNTNRSTSGTHGSTSGTSSSTSDLPPASGNVTGNSNSTFISSGQVMNFKGDIIVVYLSQNSQEGAAASGLSEENVGSPVQEENLSRCETFAGNAQHYKEKCAELQGARPGGGQASPPVQEEGKLGHFSEKVLN
- the TNFRSF11A gene encoding tumor necrosis factor receptor superfamily member 11A isoform X1, with protein sequence MPVPSGGCWLLLLCLAAAGEQLSLQITPPCESEQHYEYSGRCCRKCEPGKYLSARCTATSDSICLPCGPNEYMDVWNEEDKCLLHKICDQGKALREVNPGNSTFQRQCACTMGYHWSEDCDCCQRNTMCAPGLGVKPPVQQDRDTMCIPCPRGYFSKVFSSTDECKSWTNCTALGLEESVPGTDKSDAVCKERKMPEPSEDGTNRILYVLIVILFFVTLIGIVVFIVYYKKKGKKLTADLQNWANEVCSQIKGTKEPPRDAFVSVNITNAAVPQTAEDTSLLVPSGSPVPGNSCCTSGHTPCRNESPSTEPCETGEFSVVTETDDYQFPPVPTEDEYMDKDLSNTDYLSLLSRTASKAVSSFSEPMEAGENDSLNQYFSGIGSTEDVSVSQGFHPPSNTDRAHIATEQLLQKSCQHAHSCLKETCNKDTDHFATNCDSEKICVRCGILYRESPRKCNKPYCAAADSTSTSPETGSCAQCTCGLNFLSAGQSTLTNDLGVEDAPSDSTNMKYQNTNRSTSGTHGSTSGTSSSTSDLPPASGNVTGNSNSTFISSGQVMNFKGDIIVVYLSQNSQEGAAASGLSEENVGSPVQEENLSRCETFAGNAQHYKEKCAELQGARPGGGQASPPVQEEGKLGHFSEKVLN